The DNA segment atatatttACATAACCATGCTCCGCAGCCTTCATTTATTTacgaatacacattggactgttttttatgttagtaaatgaaaaatgttttttatgttagtaaatgaaaaataaacgCGTTATAAATGGtatcgaagagacgctacgcgttaaaaacaaaccgactgaagccgccgctctgtagccggctttaagccaacagtaataaaggtcccaacagatggcgcaagAACAGGGCAAACTCaagaaatttgaattgaattcagcaaaacctccattgcatccatcataggaggagtgagaggggaggggaagaacgtgaggggtgggagggaggagaaCAGACGGTGTTACGTGTCAGAGGTGGCAGAAGTCTATCGTATTTctacgtcatttgcagcgaagcaagcagatatgcggccaattttttttcacAGTTTGTTTCTGAGGACCAAGAAGCTCCTAAACCGTGCGCTCCACTGACCTGCATGGGGCTTATCGCTTACATAAAAGCTCTGATTAACCATCATTATTCACAACATGTCTGGGAAAATTCGACACTCATTAACATGGAAAATTTTCATGGTCGCCTTGATTAATCTGCTCAAGTTTATAAATTATGGCAGAACAATATTTAAGGAGTCACTTTTCTGCAATTTTTCTAGCCTTCAGAACTTCAAGCTTTGGCTACATATTTTGATATTGTTCGTGGCAGATATTTATTGCGTCTTGTGCGAAAGTTACAGGGTGGGAGGAATAGGCTGCATGTGAGGTGGAATCTTTAAGGTTTCTGGCAGCGGTTCTTCCTCCCCGACATCTAGGTCCTCGTCGAACAATGGGCGACTTAGTCCGCGCCCTACGATGCCAACTGCAGTTGGAAGTGTTGGTGGGCCACGCTGGTTTGAAACCGTGACACCTAAGCGACCGGGTTCGCTGCCAAGGGGTGGCGCAAGCAGGGGGTATGACGACACACCAAGTGAAGGAGGTGCCATGGCTGTAATTGCGGCTTCTCCACCCGGACGTGTTCCGGCAACGTTCAGACCATAGCCGATGCGACCGGGCAAGTACGTACCGTCGTGACGGGGACCAGGAACGCCCAACGTTACTGTTTCACCACCAACAGACGGCGGAAGCTGCGGAAGTGGCAATATACTCGACGAAGGAGATGCCGTGGCGGTAATTGCTGTTGCACTCTCCAGCCGTGTTCCGGCAGTGTGCAAACCCAGGCTACCAGGTCGCGCTGTATCTTGAGGGTACCTTAATAGACTGGGTAAGGAAGGCGTCGTAGAGACGATTGTGGCTGCACCCTCTTGACGTCTTACAAGAACCTCTGAGCCGTGCCCTCCGGTGTTCACTGAAGGTGTGCCCAGAGTTTCAATCAAAACAGCGGGAGGGCGATTGGACGTTGTGCCAGTTACAGTTGTACGTTCTCGCGCTATCCCTTCAAGTTCCAAACGGTTACCCGCGCTACCCTGACGCAATCTCAGGTAAATCGTTGGCAGGTGGCATCCCGTACCGCCAGCTGTGGTTTGACAACCGGTCGTTCTACTAATACCGGTAGATGTATGTCCAGAGATTCCAGGTCTATCTGGGGGGAACAGGACGGTAGGTGCACGGACGCCACCACCTGTATACTCGATCTCGTTTCTTCCGGTTATCGTCGTTTCCGGCCTAATGAATCGGGAGCACTCATCTTTAGTCAGGCAAGTTTTAGCGCCGTTTTGCAAGAATTCGTAGTAGCCCTCCTGGCACACGCAGCTGCCAGTGTAGCAGCGGGTGATGCAATTTCTGCCGGCCACACTATTGACGCAACTGGGCGCGCAGCTGGACGTGCACTGCTGGTATTTCGAATGAGCAGGACATTGTGGCGAGCATCTTTGGACCTTGACGCACCTTGTCCTGTCCTTTGAGTCTCTgcatcaaaaaaaaaatgacaggaaTAAAGGTTAGTCTTTCATACTGAACGCAACGGGGGATGTGTTTGCTCACTGGGGTAGCATTAAATACTAGAATGTGTTGAAGAATAGTTGCAGACTATGCACTATACAGGCCTTCCACCTGACATTAGTGTTTCATCTTGAAATGAAAAATAACAAGAAGATGAGGACGCGCGGTTGAATTCACAAGGGCAGCTTGTGGAGTGCCGTATGAACGATAGACGAAAAGGGGAGTGTAGAGGAAGCTTATAGGATGAGAAGCAATTCCTATATTAGAAGATATTTGTGAACCGTCCGCTTTGAATTCTTTGCACACTACA comes from the Dermacentor silvarum isolate Dsil-2018 chromosome 9, BIME_Dsil_1.4, whole genome shotgun sequence genome and includes:
- the LOC125939880 gene encoding uncharacterized protein LOC125939880, whose protein sequence is MAVRHDCNSSECGPNEDRVKGHARRDRFCRPHVTPRDVLTRRRSCVCKRGYVRNSWDECVTVRQCTKCKCRPQKDWNLCASGCPPRCNQPIAQTCRTNCSPGCDCPPGWVLDSKDRTRCVKVQRCSPQCPAHSKYQQCTSSCAPSCVNSVAGRNCITRCYTGSCVCQEGYYEFLQNGAKTCLTKDECSRFIRPETTITGRNEIEYTGGGVRAPTVLFPPDRPGISGHTSTGISRTTGCQTTAGGTGCHLPTIYLRLRQGSAGNRLELEGIARERTTVTGTTSNRPPAVLIETLGTPSVNTGGHGSEVLVRRQEGAATIVSTTPSLPSLLRYPQDTARPGSLGLHTAGTRLESATAITATASPSSSILPLPQLPPSVGGETVTLGVPGPRHDGTYLPGRIGYGLNVAGTRPGGEAAITAMAPPSLGVSSYPLLAPPLGSEPGRLGVTVSNQRGPPTLPTAVGIVGRGLSRPLFDEDLDVGEEEPLPETLKIPPHMQPIPPTL